Proteins from one Cicer arietinum cultivar CDC Frontier isolate Library 1 chromosome 3, Cicar.CDCFrontier_v2.0, whole genome shotgun sequence genomic window:
- the LOC101507570 gene encoding RNA polymerase II C-terminal domain phosphatase-like 2 isoform X1, with product MNRLGFKTEVFEGDVRLGELDVVPVTAFQNFRFPNNEIRIHHRTFRSERCPPLSILQTVSAFNVRCKLDSSLSVEQPSLINLHASCFHEMKTAVAVVGDEELHLVAMPSKRKKFPCFWCYAVPARLYDACMAMLNLRCLSIVFDLDETLIVANTMKSFEDRIEALRSWLSRETDPLRVQGMSGELKRYLEDRLLLKQFAETDSVVDSNGKQYQVQMEEVPSLSEQKVLRPVVRLQDRNIVLTRINPEIRDTSVLVRLRPAWEDLRCYLTAKGRKRFEVYVCTMAERDYALEMWRLLDPGGHLIGSKQVFDRVICVKSGSRKSLLNVFYDGMCHPKMAMVIDDRSKVWEDKDQPRVHVVPAFTPYYAPQAETANAVPVLCVARNVACNVRGCFFKEFDENFLQRIAEIFFEDEVGSLPHPLDVSSYLMSEEMPNGNANANAPISEGMGGAEVERRLNQSDDKLSADLVTRPMANSVEFRHEASQPTAGMIPNVTGTGSSRPLIPSQKPGLLGPPVKPDSSFIDRDYDMKKGLLTMRHGPDIRGQSSAEPPLISRPPIPAYGGWLVEDDISNKTQTNNFPFPSAKESNVVKSEKLQGQPKPFSHSMSVSATNVSLPQTSQQLKAEEATSVSDFQRQNIPSRSQLSDDEISPNHASSNSKDFQNEAGKLNFVPSLSIGVLQEIGRRCCSKVEFKSIVSTSKDLQFSVEVLFTGEKIGFGMGRTRKDAQQQAAENALRSLAEKYVAHMEPQCRAVNREFDKLSLGHENGFLWDVVNPETSELQTEDGLPRESASEAPDAPKPVNQQMEKRTSFPRTSQSVPSKRLKE from the exons ATGAATCGTTTAGGGTTCAAAACTGAGGTATTCGAAGGCGACGTGCGTTTAGGTGAACTTGACGTCGTTCCGGTAACCGCTTTTCAGAACTTCCGATTCCCAAACAACGAGATTCGCATCCACCATAGAACCTTCAGAAGTGAGCGTTGTCCTCCTCTTTCGATTCTTCAAACTGTTTCCGCATTCAATGTTCGATGTAAACTCGATTCCTCACTCTCCGTTGAACAACCGTCTTTAATCAACCTTCACGCTTCGTGTTTCCATGAAATGAAG ACGGCGGTGGCGGTGGTTGGAGACGAGGAGCTTCATCTAGTGGCGATGCCGAGTAAGAGGAAAAAGTTTCCGTGTTTTTGGTGCTATGCTGTTCCGGCGAGACTTTACGATGCGTGCATGGCGATGTTGAATTTGAGGTGTCTTTCGATTGTGTTCGATTTAGATGAGACTTTGATTGTTGCGAACACGATGAAGTCCTTTGAGGATAGGATCGAGGCGTTGCGTAGTTGGCTTTCGAGGGAGACTGATCCGTTGAGGGTGCAGGGTATGTCTGGTGAGCTTAAGCGTTATTTGGAGGATAGGTTGTTGTTGAAGCAGTTTGCTGAGACTGATTCTGTTGTTGATAGTAACGGAAAACAGTATCAGGTTCAGATGGAGGAGGTGCCGTCTTTGTCGGAACAGAAAGTTCTTCGACCTGTTGTTAGGTTGCAAGATAGGAATATTGTCCTCACTCGAATCAATCCTGag ATTCGTGATACGAGTGTACTAGTGAGGTTACGGCCTGCTTGGGAGGATTTAAGATGCTATTTAACTGCAAAAGGACGCAAGCGGTTTGAAGTGTATGTTTGTACTATGGCTGAAAGGGATTATGCTTTGGAAATGTGGAGGCTTCTTGACCCAGGGGGACATCTTATAGGTTCAAAACAAGTCTTTGATCGTGTAATTTGTGTCAAATCAG GCTCCAGGAAATCTTTACTAAATGTTTTTTACGATGGTATGTGCCATCCAAAAATGGCAATGGTGATTGATGATCGTTCAAAGGTTTGGGAAGACAAGGACCAGCCCAGGGTTCATGTTGTTCCAGCCTTTACTCCTTACTATGCTCCTCAAGCAGAG ACAGCCAATGCTGTCCCAGTTCTATGTGTAGCAAGAAATGTTGCATGCAATGTCAGAGGTTGTTTTTTCAA AGAATTTGATGAGAATTTTTTACAAAGAATTGCGGAAATCTTCTTTGAAGACGAGGTTGGTAGTTTACCTCATCCTCTGGATGTGAGCAGCTACTTGATGTCCGAG GAGATGCCAAATGGTAATGCTAATGCTAATGCCCCCATTAGTGAAGGAATGGGTGGTGCAGAAGTTGAACGCAGGTTAAACCAATCT GATGATAAGCTTTCTGCTGATTTAGTAACTCGACCTATGGCAAACAGTGTTGAGTTCAGACATGAAGCCTCTCAGCCAACTGCTGGCATGATTCCAAATGTCACTGGCACTGGATCTTCAAGACCCCTGATTCCTTCTCAGA AACCTGGTTTGCTTGGACCTCCGGTCAAACCTGACAGCAGTTTTATTGATCGTGATTATGACATGAAAAAAGGGCTATTAACTATGAGGCATGGTCCAGATATAAGAGGTCAAAGTTCAGCTGAACCCCCTCTGATATCGAGGCCACCCATTCCAGCATACGGAGGCTGGTTAGTAGAAGATGATATAAGCAACAAAACTCAGACAAATAATTTTCCTTTTCCATCCGCTAAAGAATCTAATGTGGTAAAGTCTGAAAAGCTTCAGGGGCAACCAAAACCATTTTCTCATAGTATGTCAGTTTCAGCTACCAATGTTTCACTCCCACAAACATCACAACAACTTAAGGCTGAAGAG GCAACTTCTGTATCTGATTTTCAGAGGCAGAATATTCCATCTAGGTCTCAGCTATCAG ATGATGAGATATCTCCAAATCATGCATCTTCTAATAGCAAAGATTTTCAAAATGAAGCTGGAAAATTGAACTTCGTCCCATCTCTTTCTATTGGAGTGCTGCAAGAAATTGGGAGGCGGTGTTGCTCTAAG GTTGAATTTAAGTCAATTGTAAGCACCAGCAAAGACTTACAATTTTCAGTCGAG GTACTATTCACTGGTGAGAAAATAGGCTTTGGTATGGGTAGGACAAGGAAGGATGCTCAACAACAAGCTGCCGAGAATGCGCTTCGCAGCTTAGCAG AGAAGTATGTAGCACATATGGAGCCTCAATGTAGAGCTGTTAATAGAGAATTTGACAAGCTTTCTCTTGGACATGAAAATGGTTTCTTGTGGGATGTGGTCAATCCGGAAACCAGTGAACTGCAGACAGAAGATGGATTACCAAGAGAAAGCGCATCTGAG GCTCCAGATGCTCCCAAGCCCGTCAATCAGCAAATGGAAAAACGTACCAGCTTCCCAAG AACGTCTCAGTCTGTTCCTAGCAAACGATTGAAGGAATGA
- the LOC101507570 gene encoding RNA polymerase II C-terminal domain phosphatase-like 2 isoform X2, with protein MNRLGFKTEVFEGDVRLGELDVVPVTAFQNFRFPNNEIRIHHRTFRSERCPPLSILQTVSAFNVRCKLDSSLSVEQPSLINLHASCFHEMKTAVAVVGDEELHLVAMPSKRKKFPCFWCYAVPARLYDACMAMLNLRCLSIVFDLDETLIVANTMKSFEDRIEALRSWLSRETDPLRVQGMSGELKRYLEDRLLLKQFAETDSVVDSNGKQYQVQMEEVPSLSEQKVLRPVVRLQDRNIVLTRINPEIRDTSVLVRLRPAWEDLRCYLTAKGRKRFEVYVCTMAERDYALEMWRLLDPGGHLIGSKQVFDRVICVKSGSRKSLLNVFYDGMCHPKMAMVIDDRSKVWEDKDQPRVHVVPAFTPYYAPQAETANAVPVLCVARNVACNVRGCFFKEFDENFLQRIAEIFFEDEVGSLPHPLDVSSYLMSEEMPNGNANANAPISEGMGGAEVERRLNQSDDKLSADLVTRPMANSVEFRHEASQPTAGMIPNVTGTGSSRPLIPSQKPGLLGPPVKPDSSFIDRDYDMKKGLLTMRHGPDIRGQSSAEPPLISRPPIPAYGGWLVEDDISNKTQTNNFPFPSAKESNVVKSEKLQGQPKPFSHSMSVSATNVSLPQTSQQLKAEEATSVSDFQRQNIPSRSQLSDDEISPNHASSNSKDFQNEAGKLNFVPSLSIGVLQEIGRRCCSKVEFKSIVSTSKDLQFSVETNDKLIMKN; from the exons ATGAATCGTTTAGGGTTCAAAACTGAGGTATTCGAAGGCGACGTGCGTTTAGGTGAACTTGACGTCGTTCCGGTAACCGCTTTTCAGAACTTCCGATTCCCAAACAACGAGATTCGCATCCACCATAGAACCTTCAGAAGTGAGCGTTGTCCTCCTCTTTCGATTCTTCAAACTGTTTCCGCATTCAATGTTCGATGTAAACTCGATTCCTCACTCTCCGTTGAACAACCGTCTTTAATCAACCTTCACGCTTCGTGTTTCCATGAAATGAAG ACGGCGGTGGCGGTGGTTGGAGACGAGGAGCTTCATCTAGTGGCGATGCCGAGTAAGAGGAAAAAGTTTCCGTGTTTTTGGTGCTATGCTGTTCCGGCGAGACTTTACGATGCGTGCATGGCGATGTTGAATTTGAGGTGTCTTTCGATTGTGTTCGATTTAGATGAGACTTTGATTGTTGCGAACACGATGAAGTCCTTTGAGGATAGGATCGAGGCGTTGCGTAGTTGGCTTTCGAGGGAGACTGATCCGTTGAGGGTGCAGGGTATGTCTGGTGAGCTTAAGCGTTATTTGGAGGATAGGTTGTTGTTGAAGCAGTTTGCTGAGACTGATTCTGTTGTTGATAGTAACGGAAAACAGTATCAGGTTCAGATGGAGGAGGTGCCGTCTTTGTCGGAACAGAAAGTTCTTCGACCTGTTGTTAGGTTGCAAGATAGGAATATTGTCCTCACTCGAATCAATCCTGag ATTCGTGATACGAGTGTACTAGTGAGGTTACGGCCTGCTTGGGAGGATTTAAGATGCTATTTAACTGCAAAAGGACGCAAGCGGTTTGAAGTGTATGTTTGTACTATGGCTGAAAGGGATTATGCTTTGGAAATGTGGAGGCTTCTTGACCCAGGGGGACATCTTATAGGTTCAAAACAAGTCTTTGATCGTGTAATTTGTGTCAAATCAG GCTCCAGGAAATCTTTACTAAATGTTTTTTACGATGGTATGTGCCATCCAAAAATGGCAATGGTGATTGATGATCGTTCAAAGGTTTGGGAAGACAAGGACCAGCCCAGGGTTCATGTTGTTCCAGCCTTTACTCCTTACTATGCTCCTCAAGCAGAG ACAGCCAATGCTGTCCCAGTTCTATGTGTAGCAAGAAATGTTGCATGCAATGTCAGAGGTTGTTTTTTCAA AGAATTTGATGAGAATTTTTTACAAAGAATTGCGGAAATCTTCTTTGAAGACGAGGTTGGTAGTTTACCTCATCCTCTGGATGTGAGCAGCTACTTGATGTCCGAG GAGATGCCAAATGGTAATGCTAATGCTAATGCCCCCATTAGTGAAGGAATGGGTGGTGCAGAAGTTGAACGCAGGTTAAACCAATCT GATGATAAGCTTTCTGCTGATTTAGTAACTCGACCTATGGCAAACAGTGTTGAGTTCAGACATGAAGCCTCTCAGCCAACTGCTGGCATGATTCCAAATGTCACTGGCACTGGATCTTCAAGACCCCTGATTCCTTCTCAGA AACCTGGTTTGCTTGGACCTCCGGTCAAACCTGACAGCAGTTTTATTGATCGTGATTATGACATGAAAAAAGGGCTATTAACTATGAGGCATGGTCCAGATATAAGAGGTCAAAGTTCAGCTGAACCCCCTCTGATATCGAGGCCACCCATTCCAGCATACGGAGGCTGGTTAGTAGAAGATGATATAAGCAACAAAACTCAGACAAATAATTTTCCTTTTCCATCCGCTAAAGAATCTAATGTGGTAAAGTCTGAAAAGCTTCAGGGGCAACCAAAACCATTTTCTCATAGTATGTCAGTTTCAGCTACCAATGTTTCACTCCCACAAACATCACAACAACTTAAGGCTGAAGAG GCAACTTCTGTATCTGATTTTCAGAGGCAGAATATTCCATCTAGGTCTCAGCTATCAG ATGATGAGATATCTCCAAATCATGCATCTTCTAATAGCAAAGATTTTCAAAATGAAGCTGGAAAATTGAACTTCGTCCCATCTCTTTCTATTGGAGTGCTGCAAGAAATTGGGAGGCGGTGTTGCTCTAAG GTTGAATTTAAGTCAATTGTAAGCACCAGCAAAGACTTACAATTTTCAGTCGAG ACTAATGATAAATTGATAATGAAGAACTGA
- the LOC101507884 gene encoding cold-responsive protein kinase 1 isoform X2 translates to MIFNCFGSLNWCKGKGQPVEQPHELVKETKSFSYNSLRSATGDFHPSCKIGGGGYGVVYKGVLKDGTEVAIKSLSVESKQGIHEFMTEIDMISNIRHPNLVKLIGFCVEGNHLILVYEFLENNSLASSLLGSKSKCVPLDWPKRATICRGTASGLSFLHEEAQPNIVHRDIKASNILLDENFNPKIGDFGLAKLFPDNVTHVSTRVAGTMGYLAPEYALLSQLTKKADVYSFGILMLEIISGKSSSKAAFGDNILVLVEWAWKLKEENRLLELVDSELIDYDEIEVYRFLVVALFCTQSAAQHRPTMKQVLEMLSKQVHLNEKALTEPGIYRWNTSGKRRGSSNETSSSSQIIKYKKSENRYQTSTQFSSTDIVTEMFPR, encoded by the exons ATGATTTTCAATTGCTTTGGTTCCTTGAATTGGTGTAAAGGGAAAGGTCAACCTGTGGAGCAGCCACATGAACTAG TGAAGGAAACTAAAAGCTTTAGCTATAACTCATTGAGATCTGCTACAGGAGATTTTCATCCTTCATGCAAAATTGGTGGTGGAGGCTATGGAGTTGTCTACAAG GGAGTTTTGAAGGATGGTACTGAAGTTGCTATCAAGTCACTTTCTGTAGAGTCTAAACAAGGAATACATGAATTTATGACAGAAATTGATATGATATCAAATATAAGACATCCAAATCTTGTGAAACTAATTGGCTTCTGTGTCGAGGGTAATCATCTAATATTGGTGTACGAGTTTCTGGAGAACAATAGCCTTGCAAGTTCTTTGCTAG GTTCAAAAAGTAAATGTGTTCCTCTGGATTGGCCAAAGAGGGCTACTATTTGCCGCGGTACAGCTTCTGGTCTAAGCTTTCTTCATGAAGAAGCACAGCCAAACATTGTTCACAGAGATATCAAAGCTAGCAACATATTGTTGGATGAGAATTTCAATCCAAAAATTGGAGATTTTGGTCTTGCAAAACTTTTTCCTGACAATGTCACACATGTTAGTACCCGAGTTGCTGGAACAAT GGGATATCTTGCGCCCGAATATGCGCTTCTAAGTCAGCTTACAAAGAAGGCTGATGTATACAGTTTTGGAATTCTTATGCTTGAAATTATCAGTGGTAAAAGTAGTAGCAAAGCTGCATTTGGTGACAACATTTTGGTTCTGGTGGAATGG GCATGGAAGCTGAAAGAAGAAAATAGGCTTCTAGAACTTGTCGATTCAGAACTAATCGATTACGATGAAATCGAGGTGTATCGGTTCCTTGTGGTTGCTCTATTTTGTACTCAATCAGCAGCTCAACATAGACCAACTATGAAACAAGTACTAGAAATGCTTTCCAAACAAGTTCATCTTAATGAGAAGGCATTGACTGAGCCTGGAATATACAGATGGAATACCTCCGGAAAAAGGAGAGGTTCATCGAATGAAACATCGTCGTCATCTCAAATAATTAAGTACAAAAAATCTGAAAATCGATATCAAACCTCGACGCAATTTAGCAGTACTGATATTGTGACAGAAATGTTTCCTAGATGA
- the LOC101507884 gene encoding cold-responsive protein kinase 1 isoform X3, with protein MIFNCFGSLNWCKGKGQPVEQPHELGDFHPSCKIGGGGYGVVYKGVLKDGTEVAIKSLSVESKQGIHEFMTEIDMISNIRHPNLVKLIGFCVEGNHLILVYEFLENNSLASSLLGSKSKCVPLDWPKRATICRGTASGLSFLHEEAQPNIVHRDIKASNILLDENFNPKIGDFGLAKLFPDNVTHVSTRVAGTMGYLAPEYALLSQLTKKADVYSFGILMLEIISGKSSSKAAFGDNILVLVEWAWKLKEENRLLELVDSELIDYDEIEVYRFLVVALFCTQSAAQHRPTMKQVLEMLSKQVHLNEKALTEPGIYRWNTSGKRRGSSNETSSSSQIIKYKKSENRYQTSTQFSSTDIVTEMFPR; from the exons ATGATTTTCAATTGCTTTGGTTCCTTGAATTGGTGTAAAGGGAAAGGTCAACCTGTGGAGCAGCCACATGAACTAG GAGATTTTCATCCTTCATGCAAAATTGGTGGTGGAGGCTATGGAGTTGTCTACAAG GGAGTTTTGAAGGATGGTACTGAAGTTGCTATCAAGTCACTTTCTGTAGAGTCTAAACAAGGAATACATGAATTTATGACAGAAATTGATATGATATCAAATATAAGACATCCAAATCTTGTGAAACTAATTGGCTTCTGTGTCGAGGGTAATCATCTAATATTGGTGTACGAGTTTCTGGAGAACAATAGCCTTGCAAGTTCTTTGCTAG GTTCAAAAAGTAAATGTGTTCCTCTGGATTGGCCAAAGAGGGCTACTATTTGCCGCGGTACAGCTTCTGGTCTAAGCTTTCTTCATGAAGAAGCACAGCCAAACATTGTTCACAGAGATATCAAAGCTAGCAACATATTGTTGGATGAGAATTTCAATCCAAAAATTGGAGATTTTGGTCTTGCAAAACTTTTTCCTGACAATGTCACACATGTTAGTACCCGAGTTGCTGGAACAAT GGGATATCTTGCGCCCGAATATGCGCTTCTAAGTCAGCTTACAAAGAAGGCTGATGTATACAGTTTTGGAATTCTTATGCTTGAAATTATCAGTGGTAAAAGTAGTAGCAAAGCTGCATTTGGTGACAACATTTTGGTTCTGGTGGAATGG GCATGGAAGCTGAAAGAAGAAAATAGGCTTCTAGAACTTGTCGATTCAGAACTAATCGATTACGATGAAATCGAGGTGTATCGGTTCCTTGTGGTTGCTCTATTTTGTACTCAATCAGCAGCTCAACATAGACCAACTATGAAACAAGTACTAGAAATGCTTTCCAAACAAGTTCATCTTAATGAGAAGGCATTGACTGAGCCTGGAATATACAGATGGAATACCTCCGGAAAAAGGAGAGGTTCATCGAATGAAACATCGTCGTCATCTCAAATAATTAAGTACAAAAAATCTGAAAATCGATATCAAACCTCGACGCAATTTAGCAGTACTGATATTGTGACAGAAATGTTTCCTAGATGA
- the LOC101507884 gene encoding cold-responsive protein kinase 1 isoform X1 yields the protein MIFNCFGSLNWCKGKGQPVEQPHELVRRVDQMEDSQIVRGRERRRKTIRKDLEINELERVKETKSFSYNSLRSATGDFHPSCKIGGGGYGVVYKGVLKDGTEVAIKSLSVESKQGIHEFMTEIDMISNIRHPNLVKLIGFCVEGNHLILVYEFLENNSLASSLLGSKSKCVPLDWPKRATICRGTASGLSFLHEEAQPNIVHRDIKASNILLDENFNPKIGDFGLAKLFPDNVTHVSTRVAGTMGYLAPEYALLSQLTKKADVYSFGILMLEIISGKSSSKAAFGDNILVLVEWAWKLKEENRLLELVDSELIDYDEIEVYRFLVVALFCTQSAAQHRPTMKQVLEMLSKQVHLNEKALTEPGIYRWNTSGKRRGSSNETSSSSQIIKYKKSENRYQTSTQFSSTDIVTEMFPR from the exons ATGATTTTCAATTGCTTTGGTTCCTTGAATTGGTGTAAAGGGAAAGGTCAACCTGTGGAGCAGCCACATGAACTAG TGAGGAGAGTAGATCAAATGGAGGATAGTCAAATCGTTAGAGGCAGAGAAAGACGTAGGAAAACTATTAGGAAAGACCTAGAGATTAATGAGCTGGAACGAG TGAAGGAAACTAAAAGCTTTAGCTATAACTCATTGAGATCTGCTACAGGAGATTTTCATCCTTCATGCAAAATTGGTGGTGGAGGCTATGGAGTTGTCTACAAG GGAGTTTTGAAGGATGGTACTGAAGTTGCTATCAAGTCACTTTCTGTAGAGTCTAAACAAGGAATACATGAATTTATGACAGAAATTGATATGATATCAAATATAAGACATCCAAATCTTGTGAAACTAATTGGCTTCTGTGTCGAGGGTAATCATCTAATATTGGTGTACGAGTTTCTGGAGAACAATAGCCTTGCAAGTTCTTTGCTAG GTTCAAAAAGTAAATGTGTTCCTCTGGATTGGCCAAAGAGGGCTACTATTTGCCGCGGTACAGCTTCTGGTCTAAGCTTTCTTCATGAAGAAGCACAGCCAAACATTGTTCACAGAGATATCAAAGCTAGCAACATATTGTTGGATGAGAATTTCAATCCAAAAATTGGAGATTTTGGTCTTGCAAAACTTTTTCCTGACAATGTCACACATGTTAGTACCCGAGTTGCTGGAACAAT GGGATATCTTGCGCCCGAATATGCGCTTCTAAGTCAGCTTACAAAGAAGGCTGATGTATACAGTTTTGGAATTCTTATGCTTGAAATTATCAGTGGTAAAAGTAGTAGCAAAGCTGCATTTGGTGACAACATTTTGGTTCTGGTGGAATGG GCATGGAAGCTGAAAGAAGAAAATAGGCTTCTAGAACTTGTCGATTCAGAACTAATCGATTACGATGAAATCGAGGTGTATCGGTTCCTTGTGGTTGCTCTATTTTGTACTCAATCAGCAGCTCAACATAGACCAACTATGAAACAAGTACTAGAAATGCTTTCCAAACAAGTTCATCTTAATGAGAAGGCATTGACTGAGCCTGGAATATACAGATGGAATACCTCCGGAAAAAGGAGAGGTTCATCGAATGAAACATCGTCGTCATCTCAAATAATTAAGTACAAAAAATCTGAAAATCGATATCAAACCTCGACGCAATTTAGCAGTACTGATATTGTGACAGAAATGTTTCCTAGATGA
- the LOC101508421 gene encoding uncharacterized protein has product MPQIEPSRLDFDVATSSQIRRPHPPPHNNNVADSVPKENRPPPHNGVEAPKKCRGRPRHTVNYANVVGLNHNPGISLDWTVQEQLALQKGLVKFASSYCGTTLYAKIAKKIPTKTIRDIVLRLKWMHENVVHISMQSPDSADQPNILSIHPPEDVRMDNDDGISFKVLNDTNITKNATFSC; this is encoded by the exons ATGCCACAGATTGAACCTTCCCGACTCGATTTCGACGTGGCAACTTCGTCTCAA ATCAGGAGGCCTCATCCACCACCTCACAACAACAACGTCGCCGATTCCGTTCCAAAGGAGAACCGTCCACCACCTCACAACGGCGTTGAAGCTCCCAAGAAGTGTCGTGGTCGCCCACGGCACACCGTGAACTACGCTAACGTTGTTGGATTGAATCATAATCCTGGAATATCTTTGGATTGGACTGTTCAAGAACAACTCGCTCTTCAAAAAGGACTCGTTAA GTTTGCATCATCGTATTGTGGCACAACATTGTATGCAAAGATAGCGAAGAAGATACCAACTAAGACAATACGTGATATAGTACTTCGACTCAAATGGATGCAT GAAAACGTTGTTCATATTTCAATGCAGTCCCCCGACTCGGCTGATCAACCAAACATTCTCTCAATTCATCCTCCAGAAGATGTGAGGATGGACAATGATGATGGCATCTCTTTCAAAGTTTTGAATGA TACAAATATCACGAAAAACGCAACTTTTTCGTGTTAG